In Juglans regia cultivar Chandler chromosome 13, Walnut 2.0, whole genome shotgun sequence, the following proteins share a genomic window:
- the LOC108983907 gene encoding KH domain-containing protein HEN4-like isoform X1 — protein MGSTYLSPPVKRSNSTLYASTAASMYDPSPANGASKRSKHPPLSLSTPPGHVAFRLLCHASRIGGVIGKSGNVIKTLQQSTGSKIRIEEAPNESPDRVILVVAPGALTTNITLKNYSGSGEEKVSLNSDGVVEVSKAQEALMKVFERILEVAAESDGVEVGVVSCRLLVEATQVGSVIGKGGKVVEKIRKESGCKIRILTDKLPACAAPSDDMIEIEGNVLAVKKALVAVSRCLQDCLPVDKTRMIRSKPVEAVPHETLSDLHLDHLSQRNSGPHSMPYSSMNYASGVHPVSIEVDRASGLETKTQLHDVNFKMLCSTDRVGGVIGKGGAIIRALQNETGANISIGASIVECDERLVTITASENPDSRYSPAQKAVVLVFSRSIEGIEKGQDFVSTKGSPVTVRLVVPSNQVGCLLGKGGAIISEMRKVTGAGIRIIGGEQVPKCVSEHDQVVQISGEFSNVQDALYNVTGRLRDNIFSSTQNNVGARSSSSVLSDTSPYGRLRDPVPIGSHPSVGVSHGLSRHASLTQCTDPSVGVSHSLSRHTTLSQSIDHLGSSHGLDLPPSPRLWASQLAVGVNPSNTDAGRGFTSLKGGLELGSRSKSAIVTNTTVEIIVPDNVISSVYGDNGSNLARLRQISGAKVIVHDPLSGSSDRIVVISGTPDETQAAQSLLHAFILTGSSR, from the exons ATGGGCAGCACTTATCTCTCTCCACCGGTAAAACGTTCGAATTCGACGCTTTACGCATCCACCGCGGCTTCCATGTACGACCCGAGCCCCGCAAATGGGGCCTCCAAGCGTTCCAAGCACCCACCCCTTTCACTCTCCACCCCTCCGGGCCACGTGGCATTCCGCCTCCTCTGTCACGCCTCGCGCATCGGCGGTGTCATCGGAAAGTCTGGCAACGTCATCAAGACCCTCCAGCAGTCCACCGGTTCTAAGATCCGGATCGAGGAAGCCCCAAATGAGTCCCCCGACCGGGTCATTCTCGTCGTTGCCCCTGGAGCCCTCACCACCAACATCACTCTAAAGAACTACAGCGGCTCAGGCGAAGAAAAAGTATCCCTGAATTCCGACGGTGTTGTTGAGGTGTCGAAGGCGCAAGAGGCGCTGATGAAGGTGTTCGAGAGAATACTGGAGGTGGCGGCCGAGAGCGACGGCGTGGAGGTCGGGGTCGTATCGTGCCGGCTTCTGGTGGAGGCGACGCAGGTGGGGTCCGTGATAGGGAAGGGAGGGAAGGTCGTGGAGAAGATCAGGAAAGAGAGTGGCTGCAAGATTAGGATTTTGACCGACAAGTTGCCGGCCTGTGCTGCCCCATCCGACGACATGATCGAG ATAGAAGGGAATGTTTTGGCTGTAAAGAAAGCGCTTGTTGCTGTGTCCCGATGTCTTCAAGATTGTCTGCCAGTTGACAAGACAAGGATGATTAGAAGCAAACCTGTAGAAGCAGTTCCCCATGAGACCTTATCTGACCTCCATTTAGATCATCTTTCACAGAGAAATTCAGGGCCACACAGTATGCCATACAGCTCTATGAATTATGCTTCAGGAGTTCATCCGGTGTCAATAGAGGTCGACAGGGCTTCTGGTTTGGAAACAAAAACACAGCTGCACGAtgttaattttaagatgctttGTTCCACTGATAGGGTTGGAGGCGTAATTGGAAAAGGGGGTGCCATTATCAGGGCTCTTCAAAATGAGACAGGTGCTAATATAAGTATTGGAGCTTCTATAGTTGAGTGTGATGAACGATTAGTTACCATTACTGCATCAGAG AATCCTGATTCACGATACTCACCAGCACAAAAGGCGGTGGTTCTTGTTTTCTCTAGGTCTATAGAGGGTATTGAGAAGGGGCAAGATTTTGTCTCAACTAAGGGGTCACCTGTTACTGTGCGGCTTGTAGTCCCCTCAAACCAAGTTGGTTGTTTGTTGGGAAAAGGAGGTGCAATAATTTCAGAGATGCGGAAGGTTACAGGTGCTGGCATACGAATAATTGGAGGTGAACAGGTGCCAAAGTGTGTGTCAGAGCATGATCAAGTGGTGCAG ATTTCAGGAGAGTTTTCAAATGTGCAAGACGCATTGTATAATGTAACTGGTAGACTGCGTGATAACATTTTCTCCAGCACCCAGAACAATGTTGGAGCAAGGAGCAGTTCCTCTGTGTTGTCCGACACCAGCCCCTATGGAAGACTCAGAGATCCTGTGCCTATTGGAAGTCATCCATCAGTTGGTGTCTCTCATGGTCTCAGTCGACATGCTTCTCTAACTCAATGTACAGATCCATCTGTAGGTGTTTCCCATAGTCTCAGTCGACATACTACTTTAAGTCAAAGTATAGATCATCTTGGAAGTTCCCATGGTTTAGATCTTCCTCCTTCACCAAGGTTATGGGCATCACAG TTAGCAGTTGGAGTAAATCCAAGCAATACAGATGCTGGCAGAGGATTTACTTCTCTTAAAGGTGGCTTAGAACTTGGCAG CAGAAGCAAATCTGCCATTGTGACAAACACGACTGTAGAGATCATAGTTCCTGATAATGTAATTAGCTCTGTATATGGGGATAATGGTAGCAATCTGGCTCGTTTGAGACAG ATATCAGGCGCTAAGGTCATAGTGCATGATCCTCTCTCTGGATCAAGTGACAGGATTGTTGTCATATCAGGGACACCCGATGAAACCCAGGCAGCTCAGAGTCTCCTCCATGCATTCATTCTCACTGGATCATCACGATGA
- the LOC108983907 gene encoding KH domain-containing protein HEN4-like isoform X2 — MGSTYLSPPVKRSNSTLYASTAASMYDPSPANGASKRSKHPPLSLSTPPGHVAFRLLCHASRIGGVIGKSGNVIKTLQQSTGSKIRIEEAPNESPDRVILVVAPGALTTNITLKNYSGSGEEKVSLNSDGVVEVSKAQEALMKVFERILEVAAESDGVEVGVVSCRLLVEATQVGSVIGKGGKVVEKIRKESGCKIRILTDKLPACAAPSDDMIEIEGNVLAVKKALVAVSRCLQDCLPVDKTRMIRSKPVEAVPHETLSDLHLDHLSQRNSGPHSMPYSSMNYASGVHPVSIEVDRASGLETKTQLHDVNFKMLCSTDRVGGVIGKGGAIIRALQNETGANISIGASIVECDERLVTITASENPDSRYSPAQKAVVLVFSRSIEGIEKGQDFVSTKGSPVTVRLVVPSNQVGCLLGKGGAIISEMRKVTGAGIRIIGGEQVPKCVSEHDQVVQISGEFSNVQDALYNVTGRLRDNIFSSTQNNVGARSSSSVLSDTSPYGRLRDPVPIGSHPSVGVSHGLSRHASLTQCTDPSVGVSHSLSRHTTLSQSIDHLGSSHGLDLPPSPRLWASQLAVGVNPSNTDAGRGFTSLKGGLELGRSKSAIVTNTTVEIIVPDNVISSVYGDNGSNLARLRQISGAKVIVHDPLSGSSDRIVVISGTPDETQAAQSLLHAFILTGSSR, encoded by the exons ATGGGCAGCACTTATCTCTCTCCACCGGTAAAACGTTCGAATTCGACGCTTTACGCATCCACCGCGGCTTCCATGTACGACCCGAGCCCCGCAAATGGGGCCTCCAAGCGTTCCAAGCACCCACCCCTTTCACTCTCCACCCCTCCGGGCCACGTGGCATTCCGCCTCCTCTGTCACGCCTCGCGCATCGGCGGTGTCATCGGAAAGTCTGGCAACGTCATCAAGACCCTCCAGCAGTCCACCGGTTCTAAGATCCGGATCGAGGAAGCCCCAAATGAGTCCCCCGACCGGGTCATTCTCGTCGTTGCCCCTGGAGCCCTCACCACCAACATCACTCTAAAGAACTACAGCGGCTCAGGCGAAGAAAAAGTATCCCTGAATTCCGACGGTGTTGTTGAGGTGTCGAAGGCGCAAGAGGCGCTGATGAAGGTGTTCGAGAGAATACTGGAGGTGGCGGCCGAGAGCGACGGCGTGGAGGTCGGGGTCGTATCGTGCCGGCTTCTGGTGGAGGCGACGCAGGTGGGGTCCGTGATAGGGAAGGGAGGGAAGGTCGTGGAGAAGATCAGGAAAGAGAGTGGCTGCAAGATTAGGATTTTGACCGACAAGTTGCCGGCCTGTGCTGCCCCATCCGACGACATGATCGAG ATAGAAGGGAATGTTTTGGCTGTAAAGAAAGCGCTTGTTGCTGTGTCCCGATGTCTTCAAGATTGTCTGCCAGTTGACAAGACAAGGATGATTAGAAGCAAACCTGTAGAAGCAGTTCCCCATGAGACCTTATCTGACCTCCATTTAGATCATCTTTCACAGAGAAATTCAGGGCCACACAGTATGCCATACAGCTCTATGAATTATGCTTCAGGAGTTCATCCGGTGTCAATAGAGGTCGACAGGGCTTCTGGTTTGGAAACAAAAACACAGCTGCACGAtgttaattttaagatgctttGTTCCACTGATAGGGTTGGAGGCGTAATTGGAAAAGGGGGTGCCATTATCAGGGCTCTTCAAAATGAGACAGGTGCTAATATAAGTATTGGAGCTTCTATAGTTGAGTGTGATGAACGATTAGTTACCATTACTGCATCAGAG AATCCTGATTCACGATACTCACCAGCACAAAAGGCGGTGGTTCTTGTTTTCTCTAGGTCTATAGAGGGTATTGAGAAGGGGCAAGATTTTGTCTCAACTAAGGGGTCACCTGTTACTGTGCGGCTTGTAGTCCCCTCAAACCAAGTTGGTTGTTTGTTGGGAAAAGGAGGTGCAATAATTTCAGAGATGCGGAAGGTTACAGGTGCTGGCATACGAATAATTGGAGGTGAACAGGTGCCAAAGTGTGTGTCAGAGCATGATCAAGTGGTGCAG ATTTCAGGAGAGTTTTCAAATGTGCAAGACGCATTGTATAATGTAACTGGTAGACTGCGTGATAACATTTTCTCCAGCACCCAGAACAATGTTGGAGCAAGGAGCAGTTCCTCTGTGTTGTCCGACACCAGCCCCTATGGAAGACTCAGAGATCCTGTGCCTATTGGAAGTCATCCATCAGTTGGTGTCTCTCATGGTCTCAGTCGACATGCTTCTCTAACTCAATGTACAGATCCATCTGTAGGTGTTTCCCATAGTCTCAGTCGACATACTACTTTAAGTCAAAGTATAGATCATCTTGGAAGTTCCCATGGTTTAGATCTTCCTCCTTCACCAAGGTTATGGGCATCACAG TTAGCAGTTGGAGTAAATCCAAGCAATACAGATGCTGGCAGAGGATTTACTTCTCTTAAAGGTGGCTTAGAACTTGGCAG AAGCAAATCTGCCATTGTGACAAACACGACTGTAGAGATCATAGTTCCTGATAATGTAATTAGCTCTGTATATGGGGATAATGGTAGCAATCTGGCTCGTTTGAGACAG ATATCAGGCGCTAAGGTCATAGTGCATGATCCTCTCTCTGGATCAAGTGACAGGATTGTTGTCATATCAGGGACACCCGATGAAACCCAGGCAGCTCAGAGTCTCCTCCATGCATTCATTCTCACTGGATCATCACGATGA
- the LOC108983912 gene encoding fructose-1,6-bisphosphatase, chloroplastic, whose translation MQTPRVTSYSAQVLPPKYRYILPKLHNFPPKGHLFPQSIFCRKRRMASLGGSGFVVRSQVVDGSSIGVDNGICTLNEYVGKGGIDVGDDLVVLLDHIQYACKRIAALVASPFNSSLGKQTSLAGISGYGRDAPKPLDIVSNEIILSSLRNSGKVAVMASEEDDAPIWLTDGGPFVVVTDPLDGSRNIDASIPTGTIFGIYNRLVELDDLPEEEKALLNSLQTGARLVAAGYVLYSSATILCASFGSGTHAFTLDRSTGDFILTHPSIKIPSRGQIYSVNDARYFDWPEGLRRYIDTVRQGKGRYPKKYSARYICSLVADLHRTLMYGGVAMNPRDHLRIVYEGNPLSFLVEQAGGRGSDGKNRILSMQPVKLHQRLPLFLGSLEDMEELESYGDVQQKVNPGYEV comes from the exons ATGCAGACACCCAGAGTAACTTCATACTCAGCACAGGTCCTCCCGCCAAAATATCGCTATATCCTGCCAAAGTTGCATAATTTCCCACCAAAAGGTCACCTTTTTCCACAGAGCATCTTCTGTAGAAAACGAAGAATGGCTTCTCTTGGTGGGTCTGGTTTTGTTGTCAGGTCACAGGTGGTGGATGGTTCTTCAATTGGGGTTGATAATGGTATCTGTACTTTAAATGAGTATGTGGGTAAGGGTGGAATCGATGTGGGAGATGATCTTGTGGTCTTGCTAGATCACATTCAGTATGCTTGCAAGAGAATTGCAGCTCTGGTGGCCTCTCCTTTCAATTCCAGTCTTGGGAAACAGACCAGTCTTGCCGGTATAAGTGGCTACGGCAGGGATGCTCCAAAGCCGCTTGACATCGTCTCT AATGAAATCATCTTGTCGTCTCTTCGCAATTCTGGAAAAGTTGCAGTCATGGCTTCAGAGGAAGATGATGCTCCAATCTGGTTAACTGATGGTGGGCCATTTGTGGTGGTAACAGACCCCCTTGATGGTTCTCGAAATATTGATGCATCCATTCCAACTGGAACAATTTTCGGAATTTACAACCGTCTTGTGGAGCTGGATGATCTACCCGAGGAGGAGAAGGCTTTGCTGAATTCGCTCCAAACTGGAGCGAGGCTTGTAGCTGCTGGCTATGTTCTGTATTCATCAGCTACAATACTCTGTGCCAGTTTTGGCTCAGGGACACATGCATTTACTTTGGATCGTTCAACAGGAGATTTCATTCTCACACATCCAAGCATTAAAATTCCTTCTCGAG GGCAAATCTATTCGGTGAATGATGCACGATATTTCGACTGGCCTGAAGGGTTAAGGCGATACATCGACACCGTGAGACAAGGAAAAGGCAGATACCCCAAGAAGTACTCAGCCCGTTATATATGTTCTCTTGTAGCTGATCTCCATCGGACTCTTATGTATGGAGGGGTGGCAATGAATCCCAGGGACCATCTTCGTATAGTTTATGAGGGAAACCCTCTTAGTTTTCTTGTGGAGCAAGCAGGGGGCAGAGGATCTGATGGTAAAAACAGGATTCTTTCAATGCAGCCAGTTAAGCTGCATCAAAGACTTCCTCTGTTTCTTGGAAGTTTGGAAGACATGGAAGAGTTGGAGAGTTATGGAGATGTTCAACAGAAAGTAAATCCTGGCTATGAAGTTTGA
- the LOC108983899 gene encoding costars family protein, with translation MNVEEEVERLKEEIKRLGKVQDDGSYKVTFGILFNDDRCANIFEALVGTLRAAKKRKVLTYDGELLLQGVHDNVEITLKPTPAAVAAATVATDAAVGS, from the exons ATGAACGTAGAAGAAGAAGTTGAGCGTCTCAAAGAAGAAATCAAGAGGCTTGGCAAGGTCCAAGACGATGGTTCTTACAAG GTCACATTTGGCATCCTATTCAATGATGATAGGTGTGCAAACATATTCGAAGCACTGGTTGGGACACTCCGAGCAGCAAAGAAGCGAAAAGTTTTGACATATGATGGCGAGCTGCTGCTCCAAGGAGTCCATGACAATGTAGAAATTACACTCAAACCCACGCCAGCTGCTGTGGCAGCGGCCACAGTGGCAACTGATGCAGCTGTCGGGAGTTGA